A single region of the Brassica rapa cultivar Chiifu-401-42 chromosome A03, CAAS_Brap_v3.01, whole genome shotgun sequence genome encodes:
- the LOC103858178 gene encoding agamous-like MADS-box protein AGL6 isoform X2 — protein sequence MGRGRVEMKLIENKINRQVTFSKRRNGLMKKAYELSVLCDAEVALIVFSSRGKLYEFGSVGVERTIERYHRCYNRSLSNSRPEESTQNWCQEVTKLKSHYESLVRTNRHLLGEDLGKMSLKELLGLERQLEAALTTTRKRKTQVMIEEMEDLRKKERQLGDINKQLKIKAEGLAFKSFQYLWPNTAASVAGDPSNSEFPVQSSSVDCNTEPFLQIGFQQHYYVQGEGSSVSKSNIACKTNFVQDWVL from the exons atGGGAAGAGGGAGAGTGGAGATGAAGCTAATAGAGAACAAAATCAATAGACAAGTGACCTTCTCAAAAAGAAGAAACGGTTTGATGAAGAAAGCTTATGAGCTTTCTGTTCTATGCGATGCTGAAGTTGCTCTCATCGTCTTCTCTAGCCGCGGAAAGCTCTACGAGTTCGGCAGTGTCGG AGTTGAAAGAACAATTGAACGGTATCATCGTTGCTACAACCGTTCTCTGAGCAATAGTAGGCCTGAGGAGTCTACACAG AATTGGTGTCAGGAGGTGACAAAGCTCAAATCCCATTACGAATCTCTTGTTCGCACTAATag GCATTTGCTTGGAGAAGATCTTGGAAAAATGAGCTTGAAGGAACTGCTAGGGTTGGAGAGGCAGCTGGAAGCCGCTCTTACTACGACTAGAAAACGCAAG acACAAGTTATGATAGAAGAAATGGAAGATCTTCGGAAAAAG GAAAGGCAACTCggagacataaacaaacaacTCAAGATTAAG GCCGAAGGCCTTGCTTTCAAATCGTTTCAATATTTATGGCCAAACACGGCAGCATCAGTGGCCGGTGATCCCAGCAATTCTGAATTTCCGGTTCAGTCTAGTTCAGTGGATTGCAACACCGAACCCTTTTTACAAATAGG GTTCCAACAACATTACTACGTGCAAGGTGAAGGTTCTTCTGTATCAAAGAGTAACATAGCATGTAAGACCAATTTCGTCCAAGATTGGGTTCTTTGA
- the LOC103858176 gene encoding cytochrome P450 704C1, with translation MEEILATISIALAVTIFIVLSFSIYLTIKIFTGKSRNDKEYSPVHATIFDLFFHNDKLYEYQTEIARKKPTYRFLSPGQSEIFTADPRNVEHILKTRFDNYSKGDNGRENLGDLLGHGIFTVDGEKWRQQRKLASFEFSTRVLRDFSCSVFRTNACKLVGVVSEFALSGKSFDAQEMFMRYALESIFKVGFGVELKCLDEYSKEGEEFMEAFDEGNVATSFRYIDPLWKLKRFLNIGSQSRLKKCIDTIDKFVYKLITTKREELAEEQNTAVREDILSRFLVVNEKDPEKMNDKYLRDIILNFMVAGKDTAAASLSWFMYMLCKNPLVQERIVQEIREVTSSDERTTDVNGFAKSISEEALNKMHYLHAALSETLRLYPIVPLNMRCAENDDILADGHRVKRGDNVYYMAYAMGRMTYIWGQDAEEFKPERWLKDGVFQPESPFKFISFHGGPRICLGKDFAYRQMKIVSMVLLHFFRLKMADEKSNVRYKRMLTLHIEGGLHLHAIPRTSI, from the exons ATGGAGGAGATATTGGCAACCATATCCATTGCACTAGCAGTCACGATCTTCATCGTTCTGTCATTCTCAATCTATCTAACGATCAAAATCTTCACCGGAAAATCCAGAAACGACAAGGAGTACTCTCCGGTACACGCGACGATCTTTGACCTTTTCTTCCACAACGACAAGTTATACGAATACCAGACAGAGATCGCAAGGAAGAAGCCCACTTATAGGTTCTTGAGTCCAGGACAGAGCGAGATATTCACTGCTGATCCTCGCAACGTGGAGCATATTCTCAAGACGAGGTTTGATAACTACAGCAAAGGAGACAACGGTCGTGAGAATCTTGGTGATCTTTTGGGACATGGTATCTTCACTGTTGATGGTGAGAAGTGGAGACAGCAGAGGAAGCTTGCGAGCTTTGAGTTCTCTACTAGagttttaagagattttagcTGCTCCGTTTTTAGGACAAATGCTTGTAAGCTTGTTGGTGTTGTCTCGGAGTTTGCTCTATCTGGAAAATCTTTTGATGCTCAG gaaATGTTTATGAGATATGCACTGGAGTCTATTTTCAAAGTTGGGTTTGGCGTGGAGTTAAAATGTTTGGATGAGTATAGCAAAGAAGGAGAGGAGTTCATGGAAGCTTTTGATGAAGGTAACGTTGCAACTAGTTTTAGATACATAGATCCTCTCTGGAAGCTGAAACGGTTTCTCAACATCGGATCACAATCAAGACTCAAAAAGTGTATTGATACTATAGACAAGTTTGTCTACAAACTCATTACCACTAAAAGAGAAGAGCTTGCCGAGGAACAAAACACT GCTGTCAGAGAGGATATACTATCGAGATTTCTAGTGGTGAATGAGAAAGATCCGGAGAAGATGAATGATAAGTACCTGAGGGATATAATCTTGAACTTTATGGTTGCTGGGAAGGACACAGCCGCTGCATCTCTCTCCTGGTTCATGTACATGCTCTGCAAAAACCCACTTGTTCAGGAGAGAATCGTACAAGAAATCAGAGAGGTGACATCAAGTGACGAGAGGACAACCGATGTAAATGGTTTTGCTAAAAGTATAAGTGAAGAGGCTCTTAATAAGATGCATTATCTCCATGCAGCCTTGTCTGAGACCTTGAGGCTTTACCCTATTGTGCCTTTG AACATGAGGTGTGCAGAAAATGATGACATACTTGCAGACGGACATAGAGTGAAGAGAGGGGATAATGTCTACTACATGGCCTATGCAATGGGAAGGATGACTTATATTTGGGGACAAGATGCTGAGGAATTCAAGCCAGAGAGATGGCTCAAGGATGGCGTGTTCCAACCAGAATCACCTTTCAAGTTCATAAGCTTTCAT GGTGGTCCAAGAATCTGTCTTGGCAAGGATTTCGCATACCGGCAAATGAAGATAGTATCGATGGTACTTCTTCACTTCTTTCGCTTGAAAATGGCTGATGAGAAGAGTAATGTGCGTTACAAGAGAATGCTTACGCTTCATATTGAAGGAGGACTCCATCTCCATGCAATCCCAAGGACAAGCATTTGA
- the SOC1 gene encoding MADS-box protein SOC1-like isoform X1 has protein sequence MWKLIKEKEMVRGKTQMKRIENATSRQVTFSKRRNGLLKKAFELSVLCDAEVSLIIFSPKGKLYEFASSNMQDTVDRYLRHTKDRVSSKPVSEENMQHFKHEAANMMKKIEQLEASKRKLLGEGIGSCSIEELQQIEQQLEKSVKCVRARKTQVFKEQIVQLKQKEKALAAENEKLAEKWGSHEIEVWSNKNQESGRGDEDSSPSSEVETQLFIGLPCSSRK, from the exons ATGT GGAAACTAATCAAGGAGAAAGAGATGGTGAGGGGAAAAACTCAGATGAAGCGAATAGAGAATGCAACAAGCAGACAAGTCACTTTCTCTAAACGAAGGAATGGTTTGTTGAAGAAAGCTTTTGAGCTCTCAGTGCTTTGTGATGCTGAAGTTTCTCTGATCATCTTCTCTCCTAAGGGAAAACTTTATGAGTTCGCCAGCTCCAA TATGCAAGATACCGTAGATCGTTATCTGAGGCACACCAAGGATCGAGTCAGCAGCAAACCGGTTTCGGAAGAAAATATGCAG CATTTCAAACATGAAGCAGCAAACATGATGAAGAAAATTGAACAACTTGAAGCGTCCAAACG TAAACTCTTGGGAGAAGGCATTGGATCATGCTCGATTGAGGAGCTGCAGCAAATTGAGCAACAACTCGAGAAAAGTGTCAAATGTGTTAGAGCAAGAAAG ACTCAAGTGTTTAAGGAACAAATTGTGCAGCTCAAGCAGAAG GAGAAAGCTCTAGCTGCAGAAAACGAGAAACTCGCTGAAAAG TGGGGATCTCATGAAATCGAAGTTTGGTCGAATAAGAACCAAGAAAGTGGACGAGGTGACGAGGACAGTAGCCCAAGTTCTGAAGTAGAGACACAATTGTTCATTGGGTTACCTTGTTCTTCAAGAAAGTGA
- the SOC1 gene encoding MADS-box protein SOC1-like isoform X2, which yields MVRGKTQMKRIENATSRQVTFSKRRNGLLKKAFELSVLCDAEVSLIIFSPKGKLYEFASSNMQDTVDRYLRHTKDRVSSKPVSEENMQHFKHEAANMMKKIEQLEASKRKLLGEGIGSCSIEELQQIEQQLEKSVKCVRARKTQVFKEQIVQLKQKEKALAAENEKLAEKWGSHEIEVWSNKNQESGRGDEDSSPSSEVETQLFIGLPCSSRK from the exons ATGGTGAGGGGAAAAACTCAGATGAAGCGAATAGAGAATGCAACAAGCAGACAAGTCACTTTCTCTAAACGAAGGAATGGTTTGTTGAAGAAAGCTTTTGAGCTCTCAGTGCTTTGTGATGCTGAAGTTTCTCTGATCATCTTCTCTCCTAAGGGAAAACTTTATGAGTTCGCCAGCTCCAA TATGCAAGATACCGTAGATCGTTATCTGAGGCACACCAAGGATCGAGTCAGCAGCAAACCGGTTTCGGAAGAAAATATGCAG CATTTCAAACATGAAGCAGCAAACATGATGAAGAAAATTGAACAACTTGAAGCGTCCAAACG TAAACTCTTGGGAGAAGGCATTGGATCATGCTCGATTGAGGAGCTGCAGCAAATTGAGCAACAACTCGAGAAAAGTGTCAAATGTGTTAGAGCAAGAAAG ACTCAAGTGTTTAAGGAACAAATTGTGCAGCTCAAGCAGAAG GAGAAAGCTCTAGCTGCAGAAAACGAGAAACTCGCTGAAAAG TGGGGATCTCATGAAATCGAAGTTTGGTCGAATAAGAACCAAGAAAGTGGACGAGGTGACGAGGACAGTAGCCCAAGTTCTGAAGTAGAGACACAATTGTTCATTGGGTTACCTTGTTCTTCAAGAAAGTGA
- the LOC103858178 gene encoding agamous-like MADS-box protein AGL6 isoform X1, which produces MGRGRVEMKLIENKINRQVTFSKRRNGLMKKAYELSVLCDAEVALIVFSSRGKLYEFGSVGVERTIERYHRCYNRSLSNSRPEESTQNWCQEVTKLKSHYESLVRTNRHLLGEDLGKMSLKELLGLERQLEAALTTTRKRKTQVMIEEMEDLRKKERQLGDINKQLKIKFDQAEGLAFKSFQYLWPNTAASVAGDPSNSEFPVQSSSVDCNTEPFLQIGFQQHYYVQGEGSSVSKSNIACKTNFVQDWVL; this is translated from the exons atGGGAAGAGGGAGAGTGGAGATGAAGCTAATAGAGAACAAAATCAATAGACAAGTGACCTTCTCAAAAAGAAGAAACGGTTTGATGAAGAAAGCTTATGAGCTTTCTGTTCTATGCGATGCTGAAGTTGCTCTCATCGTCTTCTCTAGCCGCGGAAAGCTCTACGAGTTCGGCAGTGTCGG AGTTGAAAGAACAATTGAACGGTATCATCGTTGCTACAACCGTTCTCTGAGCAATAGTAGGCCTGAGGAGTCTACACAG AATTGGTGTCAGGAGGTGACAAAGCTCAAATCCCATTACGAATCTCTTGTTCGCACTAATag GCATTTGCTTGGAGAAGATCTTGGAAAAATGAGCTTGAAGGAACTGCTAGGGTTGGAGAGGCAGCTGGAAGCCGCTCTTACTACGACTAGAAAACGCAAG acACAAGTTATGATAGAAGAAATGGAAGATCTTCGGAAAAAG GAAAGGCAACTCggagacataaacaaacaacTCAAGATTAAG TTTGATCAGGCCGAAGGCCTTGCTTTCAAATCGTTTCAATATTTATGGCCAAACACGGCAGCATCAGTGGCCGGTGATCCCAGCAATTCTGAATTTCCGGTTCAGTCTAGTTCAGTGGATTGCAACACCGAACCCTTTTTACAAATAGG GTTCCAACAACATTACTACGTGCAAGGTGAAGGTTCTTCTGTATCAAAGAGTAACATAGCATGTAAGACCAATTTCGTCCAAGATTGGGTTCTTTGA